A region of the Brachyhypopomus gauderio isolate BG-103 chromosome 11, BGAUD_0.2, whole genome shotgun sequence genome:
GTAATCCAGCATTTAAGCGTGGCATCTCCTCTAATACGCACGGTTCTCATGCACACCTCCCTTGTCGTCAAGAGACGGGCCAACAGCAGCTCAGCATGTGCCATTCAGAAAGGAAATCTGCATCTCTCAACATGTTACCACATATCAAGTGATCCCACCAAGCTGGGCCATTCAGTCAGTACATGATCATGTGGCTAAGTCACTAAGGACTGATCCTGTATACAACAGTATGACTGGCAAATGGACTGGATGATTGAAGCCTTCAGTAGAGCTGCTGACTGCTAGTACTTAGACCTGCTTAAAAATCATTCATGGTTTAATTATGGATGGAGGTCTATGCATCGTGCACAAATGCAACTTTTATGCAACCCCTATCATAAAACACACTTTTCTGTCCCACCGATAAAGATCACCTCAACTTTCCTTGCCcccacatgtacacacagatCATGAATGTGACACAAGCCTGTGTCTCTAAGGTCATGAATCAAATCGAGAATAAGGGACAAAAACTAATTCAGGATGCATTTAGACAAAACAAGTCTCCGCTCCAGTTTAAAAACACACAGGACCACAAGGTAAACATCAAAGATTAGTGAATACGGTGAAACCACGTCATCTGAAGATCCTGAGACAAATCTAAGTGGCGGCAGGTTACCACACTTGAAGCTGCAACTGAATAACCAAGTGGAGTGTTGCACACACCCTGTGAGCTCATCTGCCCCTGGACGCTGCTGTCACCACACTGTGGAAGCTCCATTCTGCTGCGGTGAGTGTGAAGGGCACGGCAGTGTCCTGTTTCTACATGGGTGTCCTTCTCCCACGTGGCTGTAACTGCTGCAAGCCATTAAGATGTTAGGATCTTATTGCGCCCGGCGTCTCTGGCATTCCGTCTCTGACAAGATAGCGTTTCCTGTTAGCCCATCCAGCAAGGATCCAGTCGTTTCTGTGTTTCTTtaacttgcttttaaaaagcaGGTCTGGTTTAACTTTCCTTCCTCCACTTCTACACTCTGGTAAATGAAATTATGCTGTTAGCATATTGAGCTAAGTGTGGAAAATAAGGGGAAAGAAGCTAAACTGGTTGCCCTGTCAACGGGAGTAGCTCAGAGAATGTATGAACCAAAGGTCCTACCTACCAAAGGTCCCTATATATCTACCAACACTAACTTATTTTATGGCACTTAAAACGGTAGCATCAGTTTACAGCTAACTATAATTAAAAAGGGGCAAGTTTGTTTATTTCAAATTGTGAAGTTACTTTGAGACTCCGCAAACATGAATCCAATAAAGGCCAATCCAATAAACCCAATAAAATCCAACAAAGGCTATGCACTGGTTTTATCAAACAATATTCTTATGAAAATCATTGTATTTTGCAAAAATGACCTGTGTTTGTATACGTTACACAGAAATAATAATCAATCTTAGTTAAAACAGTGTTGGTGTTTTACTCTGGATCCATATGGTGTCGTGTGATGACAAGCGGAGCTGATAATGTTTTGACCCCCTGGCCAGATCTAGACCGTCTATCACGGATGGCAGTGCACTCAAAATTATTGGCAGGAGGCACATATATCCTTACACTGTTGCCTAATGTTGACACATAAAAACAGCATCTAGAGTATCTACAGTATTTGCAGTAGGTTCTCACGTCCATGTCATTTGTAGCTTTGCACCCTTCTGTTGAGTAAATAGAAGCATTCAAACAGTTCTGCAAGCTGGCAAGATCCACCTGATGAAAAGGTAATTAATTAGACTGCTAATTAAACGTGTAGAGCGTTATAACAATTAGCTGCTTTAGTCATCGCTTTCGGTCGTGACATGCTCCAGTGGAAATGGGCAGAGAGGAAGGTCTTTTACCAACTATTTGTCAAATGTTGCCACAGCATCataaaaataacaaatcattatttatttttgagcAGATGCTGAATGTCTAGTATAGCTTTAAAAATACAGACTTGGGGTAATGCAGAGATAGAACCACAGTTGCTGGTATTTTCCaacttgtgtttttgtgtttaagATCTCTGGGCTCTCAAACCAGTGGAAATGTGGATCCATTCTTAAACAATCTGCTAGTTCATTGGAACCAGGTCCAGCACAAGCACTTGGACATTATTAGTGGGAGAATACCATTAGAGCTCCATCCCAATTCCCAAAGTGTTTATGGAACAAACAATAAACAACTATATGCTAAAACACATCCTGCCTATGTCAGTTTTTCTATTAGCAATATTTATGTACTCTCAAAGTGCACACATTAACCAGCATATGATATATTACAACAGGTACAACAGGTTTTGATTTGACAAGAGTGACAGGTTACGTGTAAGCTGCATGATCAAGtgctaaaataaatgaaaaaagaaaaactttgGCTAGTAGATGAAATTTGGCATAGAAAACCAGTTAACATACCTGAGCGCATTACCAGGGGAGGCCAGGTGACATAAATGTAGGTTTCAAGTCAGGGCTGCTGTGGAGATGTTTTTATAGTTGTTAATGTGCATCTTCTCAACCATCCACCAGACCATgctacccccctcccctccccccatgcCCCAAACACCAATCACCAGCAAGGCAGACAACCACACACTAATGCAGCATGACGTGTAGCCTCAGTTATAGCTATTAAGAAATAGCACGTCTCAACAAATCCTTCCAGTGTCACTGTTGTTTCCCTCTACTGTGCTGCACTTGAAGAGCTAACTGCTAGCTCGCATGTACAGAAGACGAGATTAGATTAGCATTGTAGCAGCATTAAGGGTTGCAGCAGCTGTTTAGTAAACAGCACGGTAATACAAATGGTATTTTAGTGTTTTACGTAGAAACACACCCCTGGCGTGTGGTCCTATAGCTCACCTGGTGTAGCTGGTAGAACATGGTGCTAATAACACAAAGGTCATGGCCTTGATACCCAGGGTACACATGTACTGTCATACTGTGAaatatgtaggcctactgtaCATTACTCTGTGTcaaagtgtctgctaaatgttgTAAATCTAAGTGAGTTATGGCAGTATGTTCACTGAGCTCTTTTCatgttttggatttttttttattttcacttCATTGGCCAAAGTCTCACCCCCTCCAGTCACCTGACTTGGGTTAATaactctctcctgtctgtccatatctgacatttttatttaattatacAGTTCCTTGATTTCCACTTACAATGTTTATGTGGCTTTAGGTTTCAAAAGCATCATTCATTTTTGCACAACCAACCTATCTTCATCCCCAAGAATAGGGTTTCTGTTATTCTGGCTTTCTTACACAGAATGTTAGCTAAAATGATCTAGCATTAGCTAACATTACCTAGATAGTTAGCTAacggcgcatttccactagggcctgcttggcgcggtacggttcgatacgggtcggtttgtgagtgtttccattagtaccaggcccctgtgagccggcccctttgggtacttttttcgtaccgactcgctcgaggttctaaccgttccgaagcggtacagttctgtgacgtggaggaacagcatgacactgattggccagggagtgtcgtcacaggttgcgtcaggagagcgactcctccgctatgctatggactcctcagccattttgtaaacccaaggagcgaagtctgttccctggtcaaacgccgaggtacaaacctttctgttaataatcagcgatcaaaaaatccagggcgaactggacggggccactagaaatgtaaaggtttttagcgaggtttccgcactaatggccactcatggctaccagcggtccgttcagcagtgccggtcggtccaagctaaaaaagcttaacgcgattaccgggcggtgaaggaccataacggacgcagcggagcaaaccgcaaagactggaaatggttccagcaagtggatgtcatatacggtcaccggccagccagtaacggaagagaaaacgtgctggacacgacGATGTCgatgctggaggccacggagaatggtgagtgtattgtgatttcacagttttactactaggctcgtaaaagatgtaatatgaacgtaatatgaatgcatctattgtaaacgcaggaatttagagctgtgtttgtagttaatgttaccaccacagtcactactgtacaatagctagctcttagccttgctagttgctagttagctgtagccatagcagcgatgacgtgctacacattttgtgcagttacgctatattgttgttgctttcacgggaatgcttgtgtttaatatttgttattttttacgttcaagattccccttccacttacgaggcgagcggagttggcggaaaatgtttccttcaaccgggctttcctcggggtgcttggcgaacttgtgaacaccatgcgagacagacgccagtaaaagcacacaaaatgttgcttgtagtactataaatatttatttcatataaagctatacgtatatatttgctttttgcacttttttaaactataactataatttacatatgttgtactttaaatatctatatttcataataaagtttgatttcatttgattgtatgactgatgctttttatgcagggtgtattcagcctgtttgagtaataccaaattattatcaataattagagcaaccacatacaataatgaagataaagataaataagatacaataatgctatttgttaaggggtgttgtgccggtgttgtggtcgcatacaaatgccggtgttgtggtcgcatacaaatgatgtcacgacactacaacccgtgcgccaacagcgactccacccaaattggggtggttcaccattgtaatggaaacacaacgcgaccttaccgttccgttgcgaagcgacccgtatcgaaccgtaccgcgccaagcaggccctagtggaaatgcgccattataTTCAGCTGAGTAACCAGATCTAGCTAGTGTGGGCTATACAGTCTGTTGGATTCCTCTTCAGAAATTCACAGGGCCCTTCCAATCATTGCTATTATGTTATAATAAATAATCTGTCACCAACAAAAAAATTCCAAAATGTACCTAAGTTTTATATTTTGAAAGTTAACAGTAGTATATAGCATCCAGAATGCGACAAACACAAACCATATTACAAGGTTACATAAACATATGAAGGTTCCACCCTCTTATGAAAGATTCAGACCACAAAGATAGCTCTGGTCGCATACTGGATTATTGGCAGAAGTAGCATGTCATCTGGGTATCTTTTGTGTACTGGAGACACATTTATTTTGGTCGTATACTACATATGGCATACTGTTTTGGAGCTCAATCAGTACGCGAGTAGGCAGGCAGTGAGTCTGGATCTAGCCGACAGCCTTTGAATTAAACATACATTTATAGCTGAGCTAAATTACATCAAATTAGCaaacattattatattatattggtATATTCTCATTACATGCAATATTATTGAATACAGTGTCAAATGAAAAGATGGACTGTTAATTAAAAATAAGACTTGGCTGGCAAATCTGGAGCAGCATTGAGCCCAATTTTTAAATGATTCTGCAGTAAAATGCCTGTTCCAAACACTTATATGTGGTGTCACTTCAACCCCATAAAGAAATATGAGCCATTTTGATTTGGTAAAGAGCAACCGTTCTCCCACTTGTCTCCAAAGAATTAGCATTTGCATGCGTGCACCATCTCTTGAGTAGACCATTGTGGAGGGAATTAAGTGTGCCAGGTTCAACTGATGAATAGACATGAATATGCAATACAGTCAATTAGTGGTATATAGCTATAATGTCAAAGATAGCACCAAACCAAGTGTAATTCCTGAATTGTAGTTAAGGGgcaaaatacatttacattttgacGGTTATTTTATACACTCTGCATTGCCCAATAAATGTCGAACAGAAGCAAAAGTACAAACCTCATCACACTGCTAACATTTTGAGTACTGTGCAGGGCTAAGATAAACGAGCTTAGctctgttctgattggctgcccGGCTGTAGGCTAAACAGGTATGTAAATGACCCTATTCTCCTGACATCATAATGGTTTCCAAACCTGTCTTGGATGGGATGGAGGGGGAATGGAGTATTTGACATACATGAACAATATTTACACAGCATATTATTTATAAATTATTTACTTCAAAAATAAATGCAGTTGTCTAAAATGTTTTAATCAACTACAACTCAAGTTTGTTCGCATGTTTTGAGACTACAAAGACTAGAGGTCACATTTCCGCGTGACCATTGTCCATATAGCTGtaccatgagtggccattattTCATTGGAACAGTGAAGCTACAATGCCTTTGTGTACCAGTGGCTCTTATATAGCTTACATTTGATATGTGTATATCCATTTTATATTCCATAGGTTACCAGAACTCTTCTGTGTTTCTTGTTCTCTGGTAAAATTATAATTGATGGTTTTATTCAATAAaatgaaatgattcaaaatatcAATTCCACTGTTGTTACTGCAGGCCATAGACCCAGGAACCGACAGAAATGAATACATTATTTTGGCTTCTTCGAAATTTGAAATGTGTCCTCACATGGCACAAAAGCCTGTTGCTGGTTTTATGAGCTAAATAAAACCTAAATCTAGGTTTTAATAGCTAAATACGCCTACTTGTGTGCGCGAGTAAAATGTTGACAACGACTTACTGTGAATAATTCATCCACTGTATTAGATGTTATTAACAAATATAGCTTGAACTATCAGCATTGTTTGGACATATGCATGTTCGTCCGCTGcaggaaacaaaaaacattttctcAGCAGATTGTTGAAAATCTTTGTTAGCTTTCAGGTCACAAACCTATTTTCTAACTGAACTTCAAGTTTtctttgtaaaataaaaaaaaatcaaaacattATTTGTTGCCACGTGTAAACTATTAGACGCTTCTCACTGGttaagaaaataaagaaataaatacaattatttaaaacagAAACAAAGTTAACTTCTGCAAAGAACACGTGGCATTGCCCTGGCACCGTGGGTTCTAACGTTTTCATTGAAGCCCACGTGAAACGCACCGGTCAGACAGGCCGTCAAGATGCCAATCAAATGCAGGGTGGGCTTTGCTGTTTAAAGAGATATGGATGACCTCAACGTTTCAACTACCCGGTGGGCACATTGTCTGGATAAGCCATCTACACAAGTCCTGCGACATTTTAACACTTCGACACTTTCTCCCTAGGGTCTACGTCTACCTGAACCTGTGTATTAATAATCAGACAACTTTAAGTTTAATACACGAACCGCCAGGCTGGATTTAACCGATCCTAGGAGCTGGTGGAGCGGTGGGACACCGTGGAGGAACGACAGGAGACACCCTGGAGGTGGGAAAATGACGGTGGTTCACCGTGAGGACTCGGATGAGTCTGTGGGAATTGCCTTGTTCCAGGAAGGCTGCAGTGTGGACATAGCAGAACAGGAGTGCAGCGAACGGGTCGTTATCAACATCTCGGGCCTGCGCTTCGAGACCCAGATCAAGACCCTCGCGCGCTTCCCGGACACCCTGCTCGGGGACCCGACCAAGAGAATGCGCTTCTTCGACCGCAAGAGAAACGAGTTCTTCTTTGACAGGAACCGAGCAAGTTTTGATGCCATACTTTATTACTACCAGTCTGGTGGGAGACTTTGCAGACCTACGAACGTTCCTGTTGAAATTTTTACGGAGGAAATTAAGTTTTACGAAATCGACGAAAGCGTAATAGACCGTTTCATCGACGACGAGGGTTTATTCAAGGAGGAGGACCGTCCGATGCCCAGCAGTGACTTCCAGCGTCAGGTGTGGCTGCTGTTTGAGTATCCGGAGAGTTCTGGTCCGGCCAAGGCGATCGCTGTTATATCAGTGATTGTAGTAGTAATGTCAATAATACTCTTCTGTTTGGAAACTTTACCAGAATTCAAAGAGGACAGAGATGCACTACACAAAAACCACGCGACCAACGGAACAATTAACGGAGAGAAAACCAACCCGTTTTTAGATCCTTTTTTCTTCGTTGAGACACTTTGCATAACGTGGTTTTGCTTTGAGTTGCTTGTTAGGTTTTGTTCGTGTCCGAGCAAGTCCGCTTTTTTCAAGGATATTATGAACATCATAGACATAGTAGCGATTTTACCATATTTCATAACCCTGTTCTTGGACCTCTCTGAACAGCAAGGGAAAGCGCAACAGGCCACGTCCTTGGCGATACTCAGAGTTATTCGCTTGGTACGTGTATTCCGGATTTTCAAACTTTCAAGGCACTCCAAAGGTCTCCAAATCTTGGGCCAGACCCTCAATGCCAGTTTGAGAGAACTAGGACTACTGATATTCTTTCTTTTAATAGGCATCATTCTCTTCTCTAGCGCGGTTTTCTTTGCTGAATCAGACGACCCGGACTCCGGATTTACGAGCATACCCGCATCTTTTTGGTGGGCTGTGGTAACCATGACTACCGTAGGATATGGAGACATCAGTCCCGTCACTGTTGGTGGCAAAATTGTGGGATCCTTGTGCGCAATTGCTGGTGTTCTGACTATAGCTCTGCCGGTCCCGGTCATCGTGTCAAATTTCAGTTATTTCTATCACAAAGAAAACCGTCAATGTGATCATGCACAGTACACGCACGTTACTTGTGCCCAGCCTTTATCTGAAGAAGAAGTTAAACCCGCTCAAAGTGACTCGTGTACGGTTGATGGGGACAGTCATTCGTTATCGGACAGCAATGTTAAATACGAGGAATGTTCTGGGAAGCTGACAGATGTGTGAGATCCTTAAAAGCACTCAGTTAAATGTGCACATTTTTAAGCATGGCAGTAATAAAGGGTTcgttaaaattttttatttatgtgtAGAATTGAGGAATTTACGGAACGGATCAAAATCTAGACCTACACTAAATCCACACTAAATCCACGCTAAATCCACACTAAATCCACACTAAATCGGTGTCATCAGTGTTTTGCTCAACTCAACTCAAGGACCTTTGGCTAAAAGTTTTGTTACTGGAATGAAAATGCAGTAAAGCCGATGTGCTCATGTGACAGAATGAACAACGCGAGAAGTTCAGTCCTCcctccaaataaataaatgaatgaataaaactAAATAATATTGTGCGCAATGCGCACTAATGACTTATTTGGTTtatatgtttttgcattaacgTATAGTAAATAAGCTAAATTTGACTTTCGTCGGTATATTTTATGTATAGTAGGATTACCGATCAGTCTACAGATTTATGTAATTTTTTAATTCCGTTAGCAGTCATAATTTTTCTCGCTAGCATAGAATTCGTCTTAATTCAGAGTCtctaatttacatttacacgtTAAATCTATTTTCTAAGAAAGCATAGTAAGtacaaatataaatacatacGATAACTACACTACCTCAGGAATCCCATTTGTATTAAGGTTAAGAAATAAAACTGACTTTTTACTCCCATTGTCTGCTTGCCGAATTGCATGTTTTGGATTAGCATATTAATCCGCCCTAATTAGCCAATTTGAATCGTTATACATTTCTACTTTCTGATTTGTGTAAAGAATCATAGGCTCAGCGAGAAGGAAACATTTATCCTTGAGCGCCACCGTGCGGTGCTATATGAGCTGTTTTGAGGCACTATGACCCAAGTCAAAAATATTGTTTGAATGTATGTATTGTGTAcgcatattttttatatatataaataaatattgtacTATTTTTATACACGATTTTGTTGATTTAATCACTGTTCAGGTCACCTGGTCTCAGATTCaaaaatgcatttcttaatcTACTTTGTAACGCTATTTTCAGGACATATTTACAGTATCCTATTCGGAAAGCTACAAATGTATTGAAATGTTCAAATTAATATGTAAAACTGGGAAAATGCCAACGAGTGGGCATGTTGGTCCCCCAAAAAAGAGGGTTGGTCTAGAAAGTGGGCATGTTGGAATGAACAGCAGTCCTATCACATCGTCTTTTATAATAAGATGAAAACATTTATCCATGCAGCTGAGAATGAATAATACTCTCCTTCCCAAAACGTGAACATATGTCATTAATAATTTACCCTTCGTGAGATCAATGACACAGCCAATAGTACTGATAAATGACCACTACACGTAAACATACTGAGTAAGTCTAGTGACCCAGCAAAGCTCATAGAGGGGAAGTCATAGAGATGCAGAATGTATGGAGGGCAGGGTGCTCCTACATACCATACTGATTAGATGTGTCAGTTAAGAGCTTAAAAGCTCACTCCAGCCACTGGATACTGAGAACCATAATGCCTGCAGTTATGTCACCCAAGAGATCCAAACTAGTACATTCCATATTGCTGGCACAACAATGAACATTTTTCATCTGAATTGCACAGGAATACATATCATATGCCAATTATTGCTGTTGCTCTAAGTCTGTGTGCCCTAGCCTAGTCCTGAGgcacttgagcaaggcaccttaaccccaactgctccctgggtggtGGGATTGggatgcccactgctctgggcatgtgtgcaccacagccccctaatcactagtctgtgtgtgtgtgttatcactgcacagatgggtaaatgtggaggacaaatttcgaatggggtgaaaatcacaattgacaactatggcacatttacatttatttacattttttaaatccaGAGTTTAGCTTACAGTCTGCATCTCAGTCTAAACCTGAATCTGCAGCCcattctacaccacagtctacaCCCTCAGTCTAAACCCGAATCTACAGCCCATTCTACACCACAGTTTACACCCCCAGTCTACCCCAATCTACACACTAGTCTACACCCTAGTCTACACCCCAATCTACACCCCAGTCTACACCCAATCTACACACCAATCTACACCCCCCTCTACACCCcaatctacaccacagtctacaCCTAACAAATACACCAGTCTACCCCCAATCTACACACTAGTCTACACCCCCATCTACACCCCAATCTACACCCCAGTCTACACCCAATCTACACCCCCCTCTACACCCcaatctacaccacagtctacaCCTAACAAATACACCAGTCTACCCCcaatctacaccacagtctacaCCCCCATCTACACCCCAGTCTACACCTAATCTACACACCAGTCTACACCCCAATCTACATCCCAGTCTACACTTGAATTGGTTAAATAATGCCATCAATAGCAACAGCTTATTATTAAAGTCCAGTGTGTTGACTTAACCCTAAATGGCAATAAAACGCCATGTTTATCTGGGTATTCCTGCAGTGATCAGTGTGCTGTACTGTAGTTGCTTGTTTCATAAATGGCTCAACTAAAATTGGTTCAGGTGAAACGTCCGGTATTTCACCAAAGATTTACAGggacaataacaacaataacaatgatTTGCTAGGtaatgtacataaaaacaatcaCCAGATGTAATTCACATCATAAAACAGACTGACAACATAGAAAAGACCTTTAAGTTATTTAACGCCTGTTTTAAGATACACCGAGACGATAAGCTGAAATAGAGAGGGAAAAAAACTAATGTGGAACGTCATTACTTCTGGAACCTATGACACACTGCCACACGTGCCCCATgttgctgtccatggtgctatTTCTCCTATTCTAAAAACAGTTgtcaaacatggcatattgttTTTAATATGCTTTAAATGTATCAACATCTTATGTTTGGGTGAAACTGACATATGCCAGTGCATTAAGTGAAACATAAAATTTTTTAATTGTTGACTTTTAAATTGGGGAAAATTACTAATAAGCATATTGCCATGGAGTCGGCCTAACCGTTAAACTGAACACCGGCATCAACTGAACGGGTTTTCCCAAAAGAACTAAAAAACAGTATGGAAATATTGCGAGGTTAGTTAGTGTTTTGTATCATTACATGCAGGAACTAAATGTAAATCAAGACATAATGGTGTTGTAGCTACCACTACAAAGGAGAATTCGAGACCTAAACGGATAACGCCACTGTTGTTAGCTTGCTTGCTAAGCAGCGGCTACCAACTTTTATAATGTAATTTTATCTGC
Encoded here:
- the LOC143526839 gene encoding shaker-related potassium channel tsha2-like — encoded protein: MTVVHREDSDESVGIALFQEGCSVDIAEQECSERVVINISGLRFETQIKTLARFPDTLLGDPTKRMRFFDRKRNEFFFDRNRASFDAILYYYQSGGRLCRPTNVPVEIFTEEIKFYEIDESVIDRFIDDEGLFKEEDRPMPSSDFQRQVWLLFEYPESSGPAKAIAVISVIVVVMSIILFCLETLPEFKEDRDALHKNHATNGTINGEKTNPFLDPFFFVETLCITWFCFELLVRFCSCPSKSAFFKDIMNIIDIVAILPYFITLFLDLSEQQGKAQQATSLAILRVIRLVRVFRIFKLSRHSKGLQILGQTLNASLRELGLLIFFLLIGIILFSSAVFFAESDDPDSGFTSIPASFWWAVVTMTTVGYGDISPVTVGGKIVGSLCAIAGVLTIALPVPVIVSNFSYFYHKENRQCDHAQYTHVTCAQPLSEEEVKPAQSDSCTVDGDSHSLSDSNVKYEECSGKLTDV